A single region of the Thermoplasmata archaeon genome encodes:
- a CDS encoding CARDB domain-containing protein, producing MRQRDFKKTRDRPFARDERGVSEVLGDILLVIMSVVMLSAMAVELLSVTPPSGALSVEIASSFDGTNLTIEHIGGSELRDPGIEIQVGPVGALPAIYDIASGHPDGILRVGEVWRRDISGVAAPEDRVRVALVDRVNSRLLCEQEVERAQDYTLLPDIGLTSADISFYRSGAPIDEGANAPMQGDIIRIDVLVHNYGKVPVNGVQVVASVHMYSATALPQQTVPFLNSTGQPGDVAVASFNWTVRDWGPHTIYVRVIPLRNESLFTNNYASKQIRIGPGIITPDAPDLNITAIYLSNNHPQHGDAVRFFVRIANQGGVPCGVSLTYWDGARKLFTDHNISVSAGQLLEVYTIWIPDVGGMHQLRANVSVTTAPPDDANPWNNERTETVEVLPTIMLVDDDRAGDGSLKDVTSPFRAALSAVGAQYTYYSVAGGDGPKYDAGPVKRRLIDFDLVIWLTGFETASTLTPGDIESLTKFLDAGGKLWLIGQDIVDELRILNGSFLSNYLHVQGYNLNTGTAGTLEGVPGNSATENMSLPMNPWPWTGGLMDRADTLAPDAFSIGALWNSSLMKRYGLMFNATTNGSGPTYTLAFFSFELTQLRSANDRAILTYEMLRWFDVLARWGRDLAISEQGISKLNPDFMDEVNLTVFVRNNGPSNEPVGSDRVIVIFLMNNVPVVPVELYIDDALQNSSATTNPVEVPLVPASGGVVKVTMKWVANRVGTHTLRVTVDPFNFIPEVDENNNEAWGASSSQLMVRFSVLLVDDDDSPNNRATGTGYNSSFEVSRAMERLGYTFQTHVVPGPSDDGPSEAVLRKYNTVIWVTGQCAPGASEPLTAADLGALRGYLSSGDGRSLWLIGQDAFETGSYGAGTFVHDFLHISGVERGRGVPEILYGVKGNPVGHGINYTISRTFMPASGGSTMVPRPDAYGVTYHNRSAGTFNAVSYESPSMGYKTIWCGWDLSFIAGRVGVGEEEYEAEFTYLALHWLGMPDIRIELRVTEVDLYFGNMTPLSWMSPSMGSSYVVKASLRNEGGSRGDCSVRFLDGSTVIGTAFASIAPGGTTMTEIIWTPLFAGERVISVVMDPDGVVKEIFRFNDRASVGLRTYFFFDDMENGTGHWRHESTIVRINGESALEYMDIGNVSTNVASSWQELRGFRQTFDDFHSMNSSFKLREPGPPVDLTLVFDTSNSMAGQPLQDEKNAALALIQGLGNDSRVAIFKLAQNPGQRFVLGFTQLNAAGRTTVVNTINTLSCQAWTPIWQTFGEAMNYTWDYRSADRVPVVVALCDGQDYQGDDSNIKDPPKNPDDYNNIEKGSNGNLANPGFCPWINWGTRGYFTYHIGKYFGKAGVAGYWYNQTYTGGCNTADGLLNAPMTVFTIGINLEHDPNLPYFSTISSVSNFDRAGSVYTGPGSLESGTPEYNLYRIATTSPKGKYFYAPSSADLMGVFDELAEELASLSLARSAGGSFDGGGAGGGGGAPEDGGSESAPTTPGKSQAPSDSSGPEGPASGRSPNIPGAEDLYALTQSFSLQGVTSARLCFWHKYHLSMGWSGAVVLVGTSVNNVTFTYEYVTPSQSYTGNIRTSVTRLDDLGNEIRWCWNGISGRGTFDWEYAEVSLNKFCGQQYVRVMFAYIRAGGGGGKGWLIDDVEVKVTRSNSAAVQTTSTDQWELVKKGDVLGGGGDFADAYSGQYAWLCHNPSASVDYLKGGLDNYLITPPIDLTNARDATLICKFKFNINYTEGRPPDGFRVEVSDDGGVTWRPIHFGVRAAWKVSGTEPAGPDGKSFTGVNIGGNWVLSTSLARLNCDLTGWAGSVIHLRFRVVTRADTINHYESVTGWGGLYIDDVTVFGNSTTGGRGLPGTAGDDAAPGAGATGVMDDWAGAPSHGEGSGDRILGPRPAGTSVPRIQVPASAAPARFERELTGGDSE from the coding sequence ATGAGGCAGCGAGATTTTAAAAAGACCCGGGACCGGCCCTTCGCCCGGGACGAGCGGGGCGTCTCGGAGGTGCTCGGGGACATTCTGCTGGTTATCATGAGCGTCGTGATGCTCTCGGCAATGGCGGTCGAGCTCCTCTCGGTCACTCCACCCTCGGGCGCCCTGAGCGTCGAAATTGCGTCGAGCTTCGACGGCACCAATCTCACCATAGAGCATATCGGCGGCAGCGAACTCAGGGATCCGGGCATAGAGATTCAAGTGGGCCCCGTGGGGGCGCTTCCTGCGATCTACGACATCGCCTCGGGCCACCCGGACGGTATACTCAGAGTTGGCGAGGTGTGGAGAAGAGACATCAGCGGCGTGGCGGCGCCAGAGGACAGGGTGCGCGTGGCTCTCGTGGACCGCGTGAATAGTAGACTGCTCTGCGAGCAGGAGGTCGAGAGGGCGCAGGACTACACCCTCCTCCCAGACATCGGCCTTACCTCCGCGGACATATCCTTCTATCGCTCGGGAGCGCCGATAGATGAGGGCGCCAACGCTCCCATGCAGGGCGATATCATAAGAATCGACGTTCTCGTGCACAATTACGGCAAGGTCCCCGTGAATGGCGTGCAGGTGGTCGCTTCGGTCCACATGTACAGCGCCACAGCCCTCCCCCAGCAGACCGTTCCATTCCTTAACTCTACCGGCCAGCCGGGCGACGTAGCGGTGGCGAGCTTCAACTGGACGGTGAGGGACTGGGGCCCGCACACGATTTATGTGAGGGTGATTCCGCTGCGCAACGAGAGTCTCTTCACCAATAACTACGCTAGCAAGCAAATAAGAATCGGCCCCGGTATCATCACTCCGGACGCCCCGGACCTGAACATCACCGCCATCTATCTCTCTAACAACCACCCGCAGCACGGCGACGCCGTCAGGTTTTTCGTCAGAATCGCCAACCAGGGCGGGGTGCCTTGCGGCGTGAGTCTGACCTACTGGGACGGCGCGAGAAAGCTGTTCACCGACCACAACATCTCCGTATCCGCGGGACAGCTACTGGAGGTTTACACCATCTGGATTCCGGACGTGGGCGGGATGCACCAGCTCAGAGCGAATGTTTCCGTGACCACCGCCCCGCCCGACGACGCAAACCCCTGGAACAACGAGAGGACGGAGACGGTCGAGGTCCTGCCCACCATCATGCTCGTGGACGACGACAGGGCTGGGGACGGGAGCCTGAAGGACGTCACATCGCCTTTCAGGGCCGCCCTGAGCGCAGTAGGGGCCCAGTATACCTACTACAGCGTCGCCGGCGGAGACGGTCCGAAGTACGACGCAGGGCCCGTGAAGAGAAGGCTGATCGACTTCGACCTAGTCATTTGGCTCACCGGTTTCGAAACCGCCTCGACCCTGACGCCGGGCGACATCGAGAGCCTGACCAAATTCCTGGACGCTGGCGGCAAGCTCTGGCTCATCGGCCAGGACATCGTGGACGAGCTCAGAATTCTGAACGGCAGCTTCCTCTCGAACTATCTCCATGTTCAGGGCTACAACCTGAACACGGGCACCGCCGGGACCCTCGAGGGGGTTCCCGGGAACAGCGCGACAGAGAATATGTCCCTGCCGATGAACCCGTGGCCCTGGACTGGCGGCCTCATGGATAGGGCGGACACGCTGGCGCCGGACGCGTTCTCAATAGGGGCGCTCTGGAACTCGAGCCTCATGAAGAGATACGGCCTGATGTTCAACGCCACCACCAACGGCTCGGGCCCGACCTACACACTGGCCTTCTTCTCCTTCGAGCTCACCCAGCTCAGGAGCGCCAACGACAGAGCCATCCTCACCTATGAGATGCTAAGGTGGTTCGACGTTCTCGCGAGGTGGGGAAGGGACCTCGCCATATCGGAGCAGGGAATCAGCAAGCTCAACCCCGACTTCATGGACGAGGTCAATCTCACGGTGTTCGTCCGCAACAATGGACCCAGCAACGAGCCCGTCGGCTCCGACAGGGTGATTGTGATATTCCTCATGAACAATGTGCCCGTGGTACCCGTTGAGCTCTACATCGATGACGCCCTCCAGAATTCAAGCGCCACAACCAATCCGGTCGAGGTGCCTCTGGTCCCGGCCTCTGGAGGGGTGGTGAAGGTGACGATGAAGTGGGTGGCGAACAGGGTCGGCACACACACCCTCAGGGTCACTGTGGACCCCTTCAACTTTATCCCCGAGGTCGACGAGAACAACAACGAGGCCTGGGGTGCCTCCTCCTCGCAGCTCATGGTCAGGTTCAGCGTTCTTCTCGTTGACGATGACGACAGCCCCAACAACCGCGCAACCGGCACTGGTTACAATTCCTCATTCGAGGTCTCGAGAGCGATGGAGAGGCTGGGCTACACCTTCCAGACGCACGTCGTCCCCGGGCCGTCCGATGATGGGCCCTCCGAGGCCGTTCTGAGGAAGTACAACACCGTGATATGGGTGACGGGCCAGTGCGCGCCCGGTGCGAGCGAACCGCTGACGGCGGCCGACTTGGGCGCGCTCAGGGGATACCTTTCCTCCGGCGACGGCAGGAGCCTCTGGCTCATAGGGCAGGATGCCTTCGAGACGGGTAGCTACGGAGCGGGCACCTTTGTGCACGATTTCCTGCACATCAGCGGAGTGGAGCGCGGTCGGGGCGTTCCTGAAATTCTATACGGTGTAAAGGGGAACCCTGTTGGTCACGGAATCAACTACACGATATCCCGGACTTTCATGCCCGCCTCGGGCGGGTCGACCATGGTCCCGAGGCCCGATGCCTACGGCGTCACCTACCACAACCGCTCCGCAGGCACATTCAACGCTGTCAGCTACGAATCCCCGTCAATGGGTTACAAGACCATCTGGTGCGGCTGGGACCTGTCATTCATAGCCGGGAGGGTTGGGGTGGGCGAGGAGGAGTACGAGGCCGAGTTCACCTACCTCGCGCTGCACTGGCTCGGGATGCCCGACATCCGCATAGAGCTCAGGGTGACCGAAGTGGACCTGTACTTCGGGAACATGACCCCCCTCTCCTGGATGAGCCCTTCCATGGGGAGCTCTTACGTTGTGAAGGCGTCCCTACGCAACGAGGGCGGCTCTAGGGGCGACTGCTCAGTGCGCTTCCTGGACGGGAGTACGGTCATAGGAACGGCCTTCGCCTCGATAGCGCCCGGCGGAACGACCATGACCGAGATCATCTGGACCCCGCTCTTCGCCGGTGAGAGAGTGATATCGGTCGTGATGGACCCCGACGGAGTGGTCAAAGAGATATTCAGGTTCAACGACCGCGCCTCCGTGGGGCTCCGGACCTATTTCTTCTTCGACGACATGGAGAACGGGACGGGGCACTGGAGGCACGAGTCGACGATCGTGCGCATTAACGGAGAGTCGGCCCTCGAGTACATGGACATAGGGAACGTGTCCACGAACGTGGCGTCGTCATGGCAGGAGCTCCGCGGCTTCCGCCAGACCTTCGACGACTTCCACTCGATGAACTCCTCCTTCAAGCTCAGGGAGCCGGGGCCGCCGGTGGACCTGACCCTCGTTTTCGACACCTCCAACTCGATGGCGGGCCAGCCCCTGCAGGACGAGAAGAACGCCGCGCTCGCCCTGATACAGGGCCTCGGAAACGACTCGAGGGTGGCGATATTCAAGCTCGCGCAGAACCCGGGACAGAGGTTCGTCCTCGGCTTCACGCAGCTCAACGCCGCCGGGAGGACCACGGTCGTAAACACAATCAATACCCTCTCGTGCCAGGCCTGGACGCCGATATGGCAGACATTCGGCGAGGCGATGAACTACACCTGGGACTACCGCTCCGCGGACAGGGTTCCCGTGGTGGTTGCGCTGTGCGACGGTCAGGACTACCAGGGCGACGACTCCAACATCAAGGACCCTCCGAAAAACCCAGATGATTACAACAACATCGAGAAGGGCAGCAACGGGAATCTGGCCAACCCGGGATTCTGCCCTTGGATAAACTGGGGGACGAGGGGCTATTTCACCTATCACATAGGGAAATACTTCGGCAAGGCGGGCGTCGCGGGCTACTGGTACAACCAAACCTACACCGGCGGCTGCAACACCGCCGACGGCCTCCTGAACGCCCCGATGACCGTCTTCACCATCGGCATAAACCTCGAGCACGACCCGAACCTGCCATATTTCAGCACAATATCGTCCGTCAGCAACTTCGACCGCGCGGGCTCGGTCTACACCGGCCCCGGCTCGCTCGAGTCGGGCACGCCCGAGTACAACCTCTATCGCATCGCTACGACATCGCCAAAGGGGAAGTACTTTTACGCCCCCAGCAGCGCTGACCTGATGGGCGTCTTCGACGAGCTTGCGGAAGAGCTGGCCTCGCTCTCCCTCGCGAGGAGCGCGGGCGGCTCGTTCGACGGCGGCGGGGCCGGCGGAGGCGGAGGAGCTCCAGAGGATGGAGGCTCGGAGAGCGCGCCCACGACCCCCGGGAAGAGCCAGGCCCCGTCAGACTCTTCAGGACCGGAGGGCCCGGCCTCAGGCCGCTCCCCCAACATTCCGGGCGCCGAGGACCTCTACGCCCTAACTCAGTCCTTCAGCCTCCAGGGCGTGACATCAGCCAGGCTCTGCTTCTGGCACAAATACCACCTCTCGATGGGCTGGAGCGGCGCGGTCGTGCTCGTGGGGACGTCAGTGAACAACGTGACCTTTACCTACGAATACGTGACACCGTCCCAGTCCTACACCGGCAACATAAGGACGAGCGTGACGCGCCTGGACGACCTCGGGAACGAGATTCGCTGGTGCTGGAACGGCATCAGCGGCAGGGGAACATTTGACTGGGAGTATGCGGAGGTCAGCCTGAACAAGTTCTGCGGCCAGCAGTACGTCAGGGTGATGTTCGCCTACATTCGCGCTGGAGGGGGGGGCGGGAAGGGCTGGCTCATTGACGATGTGGAGGTCAAGGTGACCCGTAGCAACTCCGCGGCCGTTCAGACGACCTCGACCGACCAGTGGGAGCTCGTCAAGAAGGGCGATGTTCTGGGTGGCGGAGGCGACTTCGCCGATGCCTACAGCGGGCAGTACGCCTGGCTCTGCCACAACCCGAGCGCGAGCGTGGACTATCTGAAGGGCGGGCTGGACAACTACCTGATAACCCCGCCCATCGACCTCACCAACGCGAGAGACGCCACCCTGATATGCAAATTCAAATTCAACATCAACTATACGGAGGGCAGGCCCCCCGATGGCTTCAGGGTCGAGGTCTCGGACGATGGAGGAGTAACGTGGAGGCCGATTCACTTCGGCGTCCGCGCGGCCTGGAAGGTGTCGGGGACGGAGCCCGCGGGCCCGGACGGGAAGAGCTTCACGGGCGTTAACATCGGAGGGAACTGGGTCCTCTCCACATCGCTCGCCCGGCTCAACTGCGACCTAACGGGCTGGGCGGGCTCGGTGATTCACCTGAGGTTCAGGGTCGTGACCCGCGCGGACACGATCAACCACTACGAGTCGGTGACGGGCTGGGGCGGTTTATACATAGACGACGTCACTGTTTTCGGGAACTCCACCACTGGAGGGAGGGGCCTCCCGGGGACGGCGGGCGATGACGCTGCTCCCGGAGCTGGCGCCACAGGAGTCATGGACGACTGGGCTGGCGCGCCCTCCCACGGGGAGGGTTCGGGGGACCGTATCCTCGGCCCGAGACCGGCAGGGACGAGCGTGCCTAGAATTCAGGTTCCTGCGAGCGCCGCACCCGCGAGATTTGAAAGGGAACTGACTGGAGGTGATTCAGAATGA